DNA from Methylobacterium currus:
CACGACGAGCCGGCCCAGACGCCGACGCTCCCTGAGCTCAGCGCCTTCCAGGCCTATGCCCGCAAGACCGCCGAGCCGAGCCAGACCGGGCTGCTCGGCTGGTACGCCTACAAGCGGCGCCAGTTCCGCGAGGCGCTGGAATGGTTCAAGCTGGCGATCGCGCGGGGCGGCGACGCCATGGTGGCGCACGGCCTCGCCCATACCCTGCGCGAGCTCAACATGATGCGCGAGGCCGAGGAGGTGGCGTTCGCCTGGCGCGACCGCTTCGTCGGCAACGAGCTGCTGTTCATCGACCTCCTGGAGCGCAAGCTGACGCTGGCGAGCCCGCCCTATATCGAGCCGGCCCGGATCGAGCGCTACGCCCGCGTCGTCAACGCCACCGCCTCCGGCGAGGGCGCGCAGGGCCTGGCCTGGTACGCCTACAATTCCTGCCAGTTCGACGCCGCCCTCGAATGGTTCCAGCGCGCGGTCGCCTGGATGCCGAGCGAGAGCACGGTGTTCGGCTACGCCCTGACCCTGCAGCGCCTGCGGCGCCAGCGCCCGTATCTCGAGGTGGTCAACCGCTACGACGGCCTCTTCCCGAAGGTGGTCGACCTCCTGTTCCGCGAGAGCCAGGGCGGCCCGCCGCTCCCCTGCGCCGTGCAGGTCGCGAATGCGCCAACCGGCCGGGCCGCGCCCGCGGCGGCCAACGCCCCGCGGCCCGAGCCTCAGGGCACTTACGGCCGCGTGCCCCGGCCGGACGCCCCGGGCGCCGGCGGCCGGGCCGAGGCGGTGCCCCCGGCGGTCCAGCGCGGCGAGTTCCCCCTGGCGGTGCCCCTCGACAATCCGCTCCGCTATCCGGCGGCCGGCCAAGGCCCCGGTCAGGCGGCTGCGGGGACCTATGCCCGCGAGCCGGCGGTGCCGGCGCCGCCGCTGGTGGCCCGCCGGGTGCCCGGTGCCGGCGCGATGCCCTACGAGCGCTACGGCTACACGCTCCTGCCGGGCTATAACGGCCTCGACAAGCCGGAGGGCCTGAGCGCGCCCCCGCCCGGGACGCTGTGGCAGGACCAGCAGGGCGACCGCACCCGGTCCGCCTCCCCTGAGAGCGTCCGCTTCTCGGTGCCGGCCCGCTCCACCTCGGAGCGCGCGCTCCCCTCCGAGAGAGGCTATCCGTGAGCGCCCGCCTCCCCCTCTGCCTTCTCGCCGTGATCGCCGGGTTCGCGGGCGCGGGAAGCGCCCTGGCGCAGGCCGCCCCGGCCCTGCGGCTGCCGGGCGCCGGCCGGGTCACCGCGGTGATCGAGACCCGCCACCGCGACGGCTTCGACCAGCGCATCACCTACGGGGGGGGCGACGGGCGCAACCACGCCGAGATCGGCTTGCGCAACGAGACCGGCGACTTGCTCCTCGCCTTCCCGCCGCGGCTCGCCAAGCCGAGCGAGTTCGGCATCGCGGGCGAGATCGCGGTGCGCTTCCCCGGCGAGACAATGCGGGTGCAGGCGAGGCCGGGGCGCAACGCCTACGGCCCGGTCGGCATGGCGCTCGGGGCCGATTGCCTCTACGCGTGGCAGTGGTTCGAGCGGCCCCGCCGCGGCGCGCAGGCGACGTCCCGCGACGGGATCTTCGGTGTCGCCGATCCGTCCGCGCCGCGCCGCGCCCTGTCGCTGCGGATCCGGCTCTGCCGCACCGCCCAGGCGAGCCTCGACGACCTCGTGGCGGCGGTCCAGCACCTGACGATCGCGCTGCCCGTCGACGGCGTGGTCCAGGTGCCCGCGCCGCGCCCGGCCCCCCGCCGGCGCCCGGCCAAGGCGGTGCCCCGCCCCGCCAAAGCGGAGCCCGCGCCGGAGGCCCGTCCGGTGCCGCCCCCTCCGGAACGCCCGCAACCACAGCCGCGGCCGCAACCCCAGGCGGAGCCGGCCCCGACCCGCCCGACCGTCCCTGTGCCGCCGCCGGCCGAGGGCGGGCGCCGCTACCTCGCGCCCAGCCCCCCCGAAACACGGCCACCCGAAGCCCCGCCGGCGCCCGAGGCGACGCCCCGGAGCGGCTCCCAGCGCTACATCACCGACAGCCCCCCGCCGGCCGAACCCCCCGGCGCCACCCCGGCACCGAGCCCGGCGCCGGGCCGCGGCGCCGGCGAGACCCTGTCGCGCGACCTGCCCCCCGAGGCCTATCGCCCGCCGCCGGATCGCGGCCCGGGGCGGTGACGCCGCGGGTCGCGATCCGCGTCCGGACGCGGCGCGTCATACCGCCGCGCCTTCGAACGGACTCGTTCGAAGGCGCTGGCTAAGCCCGGACGGGCGCCGGCGCTGATGCGCCGGACGCTTTCGCATCGACGTGTCGATGCGAAAGCGCGATGGTATCACACGGCCTCGCCGCGCCGCCGCCGCTCGGCATCGTCCCAGGCGGTGAGCGGCTGGTAGTCGGGCACGAAGCCGAGGCCCTTGCGGGCATCCGACGACACCGCGACCTGCGAGGTGGTGACGTCGATGAGTGCCGGGGCGTTGGCGAGGGCCCGCTCGATCGCGGCCGGCAGATCCTCCGGCCGCTCGATCCGCTCGCCATGGGCGCCGAGCGCCCGGGCCATGGCGGCGTAGTCGGAATCGGCCAGCAGCGTGCCGACGACCCGGCCGCCGTAATTGAACTCCTGGTCGTAGCGCTCGATGTTCCAGGCGGCGTTGTTCGACACGATGATGACCGGCTTGGCGCCGTGGCGGACCGCGGTGTCGATCTCCATCGCGTTGATGCCGAAGGCGCCGTCGCCGGTGACGCAGATCACCTGCCGGTCCGGATAGGCGAGCGAGGCCGCGGTGGCGTAGGGCACGCCGATGCCGAGGCAGCCGAAGGCGCCCGCATCCATGTAGGTCCGCGCCTCCAGGCCGACCCGGGCGAAGCTCAGGAGGTCGCCGCCATCGGCCACCGCGATGTAGTCGGGGGCCGCGACCTGGCGGATCGCCTCGAAGATCGCCGCCGGATGGACGCGGCCGTCCTCTCCCGTCTGCGGCACCTTGGCCCCGGTCGAGCGCCGGACGTGGCGCTCGCGCAGGCCCTCGGACCAGGCCTTGTCGAGGGAGGGCGCGCGGTTGCCGGCGGCGTCGACGATCGCCGCCAGCGCCAAAGCCGGGGTGGCGAGCAATTCCGGCTCGCCGCGGCGGTTGTCGACGAGCTCGCCGGCGGTGTCGGCGATGCGCACGAAGCGGGCATTCGGGAAGACCGCCGGCGAGCCGTAGCCGAGCTGGTAGTCGAGCTTGCGGCCGACCACCAGGACCACGTCGGCCTCGGTCATGGCGGCGGCCCGCATCGCGCCGACGGTCGCGGGATGGTCGGCCGGCACCAGGCCGCGGCTCTCCTGCGTGTCGAGATAGACCGCGCCCAGCGCATCGAGGAGCCGGACCAGCTCGGGCCCGGCATTCCGGGCGCCGCGGCCGCTCACCACCAGCGGACGACGCGCCCCCCACAGCACCTCGACGGCGGCCGCGACCCCGGCCGGATCGGGCGGAAGCACCCGCGGCGCCTTGGGGCGCATCCAGTCGTCCAGCACCAGCTGCGGCGGGACGTGGGCGCGCAGCACATCGGTCGGGATCTCGATGTAGACCGGGCCCGGTTCAGCCAGATCGCCCATGGCACGGGCCACCGCCTCGTCGAGCTCGCGGATCACCTGGTCGGCGACGCGGGCGGTGCGCGACTGGCGGGTGACCGGGCGCAGGATGTCGACGTGCGGGATGTCCTGGAGCGGGCCGAGATTGGCCTGCGGCCGCGAGGTGCAGCCGCCGATCAGCAGCACGGGCACGCGGGCGAGCGAGGCGTTGGCGATACCGGTGACGCAGTTGGTGACGCCGGGCCCGGCGGTCGCCATGCAGACCCCGAGTTCCCCAGTCAGCTCCGCGTGGGCATGGGCCATGTGGACGGCCGCGCCCTCGTCGCGCACGTCGACGATGCGGATGCCGAGGCGGGCGCAATGGTCCCAGATCGGCTGGATATGACCGCCCTGGAGCCCGAAGACCCGGTCGACGCCACGCGCCTTCAGGAACTGCGCGATCCAGGCGGCGCAGGATTGCGCGTCGGCGTTGAGGTCCTGGACGGTCTGGCTCATGGGTTTCCCTCCCGTTGTGTCGTTGTTCCTCCCGGAGGAGGGGCGTTTGATGGGGTGCGGACGTCGAATCAGACGTCCCCCCGCACCAGCCTTTCCTTCAGCTTCCGGTGCAGGTTCTTGCCCGTCGCGGTGCGCGGCATCGCCCCGTCCTCCAGGAACGAGACCGTGCGCGGGCGCTTGAAGCCGGCGAGCCGGTCCTTGCACCAGCCGAGGATCTCGGCCTCGGTGGCGGTCGCGCCGTCGCGCAGGACGATCACCGCGTGGACGCGCTCGCCCCAGGTCTCGTCGGGCAGGCCGATCACCGCCACGTCGTGCACCGCCGGGTGGCCGCCGAGCAGGGCTTCGACCTCGGACGGATAGATGTTCTCACCGCCCGAGATGATCATGTTGCTCTTGCGGTC
Protein-coding regions in this window:
- a CDS encoding thiamine pyrophosphate-binding protein, producing MSQTVQDLNADAQSCAAWIAQFLKARGVDRVFGLQGGHIQPIWDHCARLGIRIVDVRDEGAAVHMAHAHAELTGELGVCMATAGPGVTNCVTGIANASLARVPVLLIGGCTSRPQANLGPLQDIPHVDILRPVTRQSRTARVADQVIRELDEAVARAMGDLAEPGPVYIEIPTDVLRAHVPPQLVLDDWMRPKAPRVLPPDPAGVAAAVEVLWGARRPLVVSGRGARNAGPELVRLLDALGAVYLDTQESRGLVPADHPATVGAMRAAAMTEADVVLVVGRKLDYQLGYGSPAVFPNARFVRIADTAGELVDNRRGEPELLATPALALAAIVDAAGNRAPSLDKAWSEGLRERHVRRSTGAKVPQTGEDGRVHPAAIFEAIRQVAAPDYIAVADGGDLLSFARVGLEARTYMDAGAFGCLGIGVPYATAASLAYPDRQVICVTGDGAFGINAMEIDTAVRHGAKPVIIVSNNAAWNIERYDQEFNYGGRVVGTLLADSDYAAMARALGAHGERIERPEDLPAAIERALANAPALIDVTTSQVAVSSDARKGLGFVPDYQPLTAWDDAERRRRGEAV
- the bcsN gene encoding cellulose biosynthesis protein BcsN codes for the protein MSARLPLCLLAVIAGFAGAGSALAQAAPALRLPGAGRVTAVIETRHRDGFDQRITYGGGDGRNHAEIGLRNETGDLLLAFPPRLAKPSEFGIAGEIAVRFPGETMRVQARPGRNAYGPVGMALGADCLYAWQWFERPRRGAQATSRDGIFGVADPSAPRRALSLRIRLCRTAQASLDDLVAAVQHLTIALPVDGVVQVPAPRPAPRRRPAKAVPRPAKAEPAPEARPVPPPPERPQPQPRPQPQAEPAPTRPTVPVPPPAEGGRRYLAPSPPETRPPEAPPAPEATPRSGSQRYITDSPPPAEPPGATPAPSPAPGRGAGETLSRDLPPEAYRPPPDRGPGR